In the genome of Fulvivirga maritima, one region contains:
- a CDS encoding segregation and condensation protein A, which translates to MSFEIKLPLFEGPFDLLLFFIERDELDIHDIPISKITNDFLDYLHHLEQMNIEVASEFILVAATLMRIKSKLLLPRPQLDDEGNEIDPREELVKHLLEYKKYKSVIEQLKNMEEAQISKEKRGNIAKEVRSLSETINVEAEIQDLDLYKLLRVFQRVIERYEIEQNKPTHEVIQYPYTIASQKDFIVHELGKSPRLAFSTVIEHDPNKIAVIFNFLAILELLQLNIITMHIGEGFNNFWIEKLEEVAAE; encoded by the coding sequence TTGAGTTTTGAAATAAAATTACCCCTTTTTGAAGGTCCTTTTGACCTGCTGCTTTTCTTCATTGAGAGAGATGAGCTGGATATTCATGATATTCCTATTTCCAAAATCACGAATGATTTTTTAGACTATCTGCATCATTTAGAGCAAATGAATATAGAGGTGGCCAGTGAATTTATTCTGGTAGCCGCTACACTTATGCGCATAAAGTCTAAGCTTTTACTCCCAAGACCTCAGTTAGATGACGAAGGAAATGAGATTGACCCCAGGGAAGAGCTCGTAAAGCACCTACTGGAGTATAAAAAATACAAATCTGTTATTGAGCAACTCAAAAACATGGAGGAAGCTCAGATCAGTAAGGAGAAAAGAGGAAATATAGCCAAAGAAGTACGTTCTCTGTCAGAAACCATTAATGTAGAAGCTGAAATTCAGGACCTTGATTTATACAAACTACTGAGGGTATTTCAGCGGGTTATAGAGCGTTATGAAATAGAGCAGAATAAGCCTACTCATGAAGTCATCCAATATCCATACACTATTGCCAGCCAAAAAGATTTTATAGTTCATGAACTTGGTAAATCTCCCCGTCTGGCTTTTTCTACTGTGATAGAACATGATCCTAATAAAATAGCGGTTATATTCAATTTCCTGGCCATTTTAGAATTGCTACAGCTCAATATCATTACCATGCACATAGGAGAGGGGTTCAATAATTTTTGGATAGAGAAGTTAGAGGAGGTTGCAGCAGAGTAA
- a CDS encoding Glu/Leu/Phe/Val dehydrogenase dimerization domain-containing protein, with translation MMQINELEQVSEPSVFEGLAKLGHEQVVFCHDEPTGLKAIIAVHNTVLGPALGGTRMWNYASEQEALKDVLRLSRGMTYKSAITGLNLGGGKAVIIGDATTMKTEAFMRRFGKFVNSLNGKYITAEDVNMKTRDMELIGMETKHVTGLPETMGGGGDPSPVTAYGVYMGMKATAKKVFGTDSLTGKKIAVQGVGQVGMYLVDHLVKENAEIFITDINEEKLKQLSATTGAKVVGMDEIYDLDVDIYAPCALGATLNDTNIDRLKCAMVAGAANNQLEDEHKHGNMLITKGITYAPDFLINAGGIINVYEEYLGNYNRQRAYERAENIYDTCLNILAEAEKEGIPSQEAAIRAAEKRIADIGKVKLPR, from the coding sequence ATGATGCAAATAAATGAGTTGGAGCAAGTTTCTGAACCTTCAGTTTTTGAGGGTTTAGCAAAGCTGGGGCATGAGCAGGTGGTATTTTGCCATGATGAACCAACAGGCCTAAAAGCTATTATAGCTGTGCATAATACTGTACTGGGGCCGGCGCTCGGAGGTACTCGTATGTGGAACTATGCATCAGAACAAGAGGCTCTAAAAGATGTGCTCAGGCTGTCGAGAGGGATGACATATAAATCTGCGATAACTGGTCTTAACCTGGGCGGCGGTAAGGCTGTAATTATTGGAGATGCCACTACCATGAAAACAGAGGCCTTTATGAGGAGGTTTGGCAAGTTTGTAAATAGCCTTAATGGTAAATATATAACCGCTGAAGATGTAAACATGAAAACTCGTGACATGGAACTCATCGGTATGGAGACCAAGCATGTTACCGGTTTGCCCGAAACTATGGGCGGTGGCGGTGATCCATCTCCTGTTACTGCTTATGGAGTGTATATGGGCATGAAGGCTACCGCTAAGAAGGTGTTTGGCACTGATAGTTTAACCGGTAAGAAAATAGCAGTCCAGGGCGTAGGTCAGGTGGGAATGTATTTGGTGGATCATCTGGTTAAAGAAAATGCTGAAATATTTATTACTGATATTAACGAAGAGAAGTTAAAACAGCTTTCTGCTACTACAGGAGCTAAAGTAGTGGGTATGGATGAAATTTATGATTTAGATGTAGACATATACGCTCCCTGTGCTTTGGGAGCTACGTTAAATGATACAAACATTGATAGATTAAAATGTGCCATGGTAGCAGGTGCAGCCAATAATCAGTTGGAAGATGAGCATAAGCACGGTAATATGTTAATAACAAAAGGAATTACCTATGCTCCGGATTTTCTTATTAATGCTGGTGGTATTATTAATGTTTATGAAGAATATTTAGGCAATTATAACCGTCAGCGTGCGTATGAAAGAGCTGAAAATATTTATGATACCTGTCTAAATATACTTGCAGAGGCAGAAAAGGAAGGTATTCCATCTCAAGAAGCCGCTATTCGTGCTGCTGAAAAAAGGATAGCAGATATTGGTAAGGTGAAGTTGCCTCGATAA
- the nusB gene encoding transcription antitermination factor NusB has protein sequence MQTIFAYRQSREANYGIAQEYIAERFAPDLNSMEVQDKGLLNEQKQEALKIFKENYKNQSFHSVKGSEKKVNEAVDDAIRHYYSDVDKDFKFFKKNMVHEAEKIHDQYISILNLLIAFAAKAGQDKRGGHDNFVKNLLIHALKFNESLENVSLRRNLKWEDESIAWHWFKEFIKVDEEYLEYQKLDAPTFEDDRAIINHIIKNILFKNEVIDKHMEEGDLNWVEDRAIIKSLVTKTIKSIPEEKDEDFELQELSYNWEDDKAFFIMLFEETTNVESEYEELIAKKTKNWDIERIAATDKVILDMAISEMINFPSIPVKVTINEYIEIAKKYSTPKSKTFVNGVLDVIANELVESGDIRKSGRGLIDNK, from the coding sequence ATGCAAACCATCTTTGCGTACAGGCAAAGCAGGGAAGCTAACTATGGGATAGCCCAAGAGTACATAGCGGAGCGATTCGCTCCAGACCTTAATTCAATGGAGGTGCAGGATAAAGGCTTATTAAATGAGCAGAAGCAAGAAGCACTGAAAATTTTCAAAGAAAACTATAAAAACCAATCTTTTCATAGCGTAAAAGGCTCAGAAAAGAAAGTTAATGAGGCAGTAGATGATGCCATCAGACATTATTATAGTGATGTAGATAAGGATTTTAAGTTCTTTAAAAAGAATATGGTTCATGAAGCCGAAAAAATCCATGATCAATATATTTCTATTCTTAACCTACTCATAGCTTTCGCTGCTAAGGCAGGACAGGATAAGCGTGGAGGTCACGATAATTTTGTTAAAAATTTGTTAATACACGCTTTAAAGTTTAACGAATCTCTGGAAAATGTTAGCTTGAGGCGTAATTTAAAATGGGAAGACGAGTCCATCGCCTGGCATTGGTTTAAAGAGTTTATAAAAGTAGACGAAGAGTATCTGGAATATCAAAAGCTAGATGCCCCTACTTTTGAAGACGACAGAGCCATTATTAATCATATCATAAAAAACATATTGTTTAAAAATGAGGTGATTGATAAGCATATGGAAGAGGGAGATCTTAACTGGGTAGAAGATAGGGCTATTATAAAAAGCCTGGTTACAAAAACCATTAAATCTATACCAGAAGAGAAAGACGAAGACTTTGAATTACAAGAGTTGTCTTACAACTGGGAAGATGACAAAGCGTTCTTTATCATGCTGTTCGAGGAAACTACAAATGTAGAATCCGAATATGAAGAATTGATTGCTAAAAAGACTAAAAACTGGGATATAGAAAGGATTGCAGCTACTGATAAAGTAATCCTTGATATGGCTATTAGTGAAATGATAAATTTCCCAAGCATCCCGGTAAAAGTAACAATTAATGAATATATTGAGATTGCTAAAAAATATAGTACACCAAAGAGTAAAACATTTGTTAATGGTGTGTTAGATGTTATAGCTAATGAACTCGTAGAATCTGGTGATATCAGAAAAAGTGGACGAGGATTAATCGACAATAAATAA
- a CDS encoding lysylphosphatidylglycerol synthase transmembrane domain-containing protein gives MNLDTQKILKTLNPNKIWVPAVISLGFVAFKIFTDDTFTPQKLNLIFQARVIPVILAFAVLFIKDAAYVYRIRTLTNKDLSWGSSIYVIILWEFASAVTPSVVGGTAVAVFILLKEGINLGKSLAYTLLTAILDNLFFVIFAPIALLLIGASSFPDFEGTLKGLFITSYSLIAIYTFVMAFALFLRPRIFKWILIKITSIKFLRRWRYAAYQHGNEVMWASTLIRGKQKRYWFKIIASTIVAWVARYAILNFIISAYTNGLGLTDHLLILGKHLILWIVMLVSPTPGGSGLAEEFFIKLFDGYLVEFTLGTTLFWRLITYYPYLIGGAVVLPRWIKKVFYKKPKAEEE, from the coding sequence ATGAATCTTGATACTCAAAAAATATTAAAAACACTTAACCCTAATAAAATCTGGGTTCCTGCTGTTATAAGTTTAGGTTTCGTCGCCTTTAAAATATTTACCGATGACACCTTTACACCACAAAAGCTCAACCTGATTTTTCAGGCTAGGGTTATACCTGTTATATTAGCTTTTGCCGTACTATTCATCAAAGATGCTGCTTACGTATATCGGATTAGAACGCTAACTAATAAAGATCTTTCATGGGGAAGTAGCATATATGTTATTATCCTTTGGGAATTTGCTTCAGCAGTTACCCCATCAGTAGTAGGAGGCACGGCTGTGGCAGTCTTTATATTACTAAAGGAAGGGATCAACTTAGGCAAATCACTTGCCTACACCTTACTAACAGCCATTCTGGATAACCTGTTCTTTGTAATTTTTGCACCTATAGCCCTATTACTCATTGGAGCGAGCAGTTTTCCAGACTTTGAGGGCACTTTAAAAGGCCTTTTTATTACAAGCTATTCTCTGATTGCCATCTATACTTTTGTGATGGCATTTGCGCTCTTTTTAAGACCTAGAATCTTCAAATGGATCCTTATTAAGATAACATCAATAAAATTCCTGAGAAGATGGCGCTATGCCGCCTATCAGCATGGTAATGAGGTAATGTGGGCCTCTACTCTGATCAGAGGAAAGCAAAAAAGATATTGGTTTAAAATTATAGCATCTACTATTGTAGCCTGGGTAGCCAGGTATGCTATTCTCAACTTCATTATAAGCGCCTATACAAATGGCTTGGGTCTTACTGACCATCTACTCATTCTAGGCAAACACCTAATCCTATGGATAGTAATGCTGGTATCACCCACTCCTGGTGGTAGTGGCCTAGCCGAAGAGTTTTTCATTAAACTATTTGATGGCTATTTGGTGGAATTTACACTGGGAACAACATTATTCTGGAGGCTGATCACATACTATCCTTACCTGATTGGTGGAGCCGTGGTATTACCAAGATGGATCAAAAAAGTGTTTTACAAAAAGCCAAAAGCAGAAGAAGAATAG
- the yajC gene encoding preprotein translocase subunit YajC: MLKTVLLQAAADGGSGYSSLILFGGVALVFYFFMIRPQQKKQKQQKKFIEEIKRGDQVVTIGGIHGKVMSSDETTVVLEVDKGVKMTFLKSSISLESTVPAKEEKKEEKS; encoded by the coding sequence ATGTTAAAAACAGTTTTATTACAAGCGGCAGCAGATGGTGGAAGCGGTTACAGTTCATTAATACTTTTTGGTGGTGTGGCTTTAGTGTTTTATTTTTTCATGATAAGACCACAGCAAAAGAAGCAAAAGCAACAAAAAAAATTCATTGAAGAAATTAAAAGAGGTGACCAAGTGGTTACTATTGGTGGTATTCATGGAAAAGTAATGAGTTCAGATGAAACTACAGTTGTGTTAGAAGTGGATAAAGGAGTGAAAATGACTTTTCTTAAATCATCTATTTCGTTAGAATCGACTGTACCAGCAAAAGAAGAAAAGAAAGAAGAAAAAAGTTGA
- a CDS encoding DUF1573 domain-containing protein: protein MRKGIKLSLFVGMLAMIFAASCSSNKESEKKIAELENRINELEGSGAPISKPATTATPAVPEEKPEGPIPAFAFEEEEFDFGTINEGDVVEHTFKFKNTGDAPLIIQNAVGSCGCTVPTWPKEPIPVGGTGEVTAKFNSKGKSNAQNKTVTLTANTWPKQTRLRIKAQVNPSETTDGPVK from the coding sequence ATGAGAAAAGGAATCAAATTATCACTGTTTGTTGGTATGTTGGCAATGATTTTTGCTGCTTCTTGTAGTAGTAACAAAGAATCAGAGAAGAAAATCGCTGAGTTAGAAAATCGAATTAATGAATTAGAAGGAAGCGGTGCTCCTATATCTAAGCCTGCTACTACTGCTACACCTGCAGTACCTGAAGAAAAGCCTGAAGGACCTATTCCTGCTTTTGCTTTTGAAGAGGAAGAGTTCGATTTCGGAACCATTAACGAAGGTGATGTAGTAGAGCATACTTTTAAATTTAAAAATACTGGTGACGCTCCACTTATCATTCAAAATGCTGTAGGTTCATGCGGATGTACAGTGCCTACATGGCCTAAAGAGCCAATTCCAGTAGGAGGAACTGGTGAGGTTACTGCTAAATTTAACAGTAAAGGAAAGTCTAATGCTCAGAACAAGACTGTTACACTTACTGCTAACACTTGGCCTAAGCAAACAAGACTTAGAATTAAAGCTCAGGTAAATCCTTCAGAAACTACTGACGGCCCTGTGAAATAA
- the coaE gene encoding dephospho-CoA kinase (Dephospho-CoA kinase (CoaE) performs the final step in coenzyme A biosynthesis.), which yields MNRPYQVGVTGGIGSGKSLICQVFAALGVPVYNADQRGKWLTDNDPEIVEEITTLFGKEAYKNGHLDRPFIANIVFNDPEKLTQLNHIIHPRVGKDYTSWVEAQTYPYVIKEAAIMFESGSHKMLDKVINVYASEALRIKRVIGRDKFRKEEEIKAIIKKQMPEEERQQKSDYTVNNNETIMLLPQLLQLHEAFMNE from the coding sequence ATGAATAGACCTTATCAGGTCGGTGTTACCGGTGGCATAGGCTCTGGTAAAAGCCTTATTTGTCAAGTATTTGCGGCTTTAGGAGTTCCCGTTTATAATGCAGATCAAAGAGGCAAATGGCTTACCGATAATGATCCGGAAATAGTGGAGGAAATAACTACTCTTTTTGGCAAGGAGGCTTATAAAAATGGACATTTGGATAGGCCTTTCATAGCGAATATTGTCTTTAACGATCCTGAAAAACTTACTCAGCTTAATCATATTATTCACCCAAGGGTAGGAAAAGATTATACTAGCTGGGTGGAAGCACAAACCTATCCTTATGTAATTAAAGAGGCCGCCATAATGTTTGAGTCAGGCTCTCATAAAATGCTTGATAAAGTCATTAATGTTTATGCTTCAGAAGCACTTAGAATTAAGCGTGTTATAGGAAGGGATAAGTTCAGGAAAGAAGAGGAGATTAAAGCAATTATTAAGAAACAAATGCCTGAAGAGGAAAGACAGCAAAAGTCTGACTATACAGTAAATAATAATGAGACAATAATGCTTTTACCTCAACTACTTCAGCTCCATGAAGCTTTTATGAATGAATAA
- a CDS encoding YtxH domain-containing protein, with protein MSTKSGNSLLAFLLGATTGAVLGILYAPDKGSNTRDRLTYRLDKYKKTLEELVEDLVSEKDANFNEARSHGQKVVDDAKEKAERLLEDVDELISHIKKGEKKDETDL; from the coding sequence ATGAGTACGAAATCAGGAAACTCCCTTTTAGCGTTTCTTCTCGGAGCTACTACAGGAGCTGTATTAGGAATATTATATGCCCCCGATAAGGGCTCAAATACCAGAGACAGATTAACTTACAGATTAGACAAGTATAAAAAAACGCTTGAAGAATTAGTAGAAGATCTTGTTTCAGAAAAGGATGCTAACTTCAATGAAGCAAGAAGCCATGGTCAAAAAGTGGTTGATGATGCTAAAGAAAAAGCAGAAAGACTTCTTGAAGATGTAGATGAATTGATCAGCCATATAAAAAAGGGTGAGAAAAAGGACGAAACGGATTTGTAA
- a CDS encoding ABC transporter ATP-binding protein, with the protein MKELSYLNKYFLKYKYHLISGILFITLSVIFQIAPALIVRYAINLVTENINIYRSLDGLDLQDSYYSVFAGSIIIYAVLILALALLRGVFLFFVRQTIIAMSRLIEYDLKNEIYSHYQSLPLSFYRRNNTGDLMNRISEDVSKVRMYIGPSIMYGLNLFVLFAILIPYMFTINVTLTLFALIPLPILSISIYYVNNIINKRSEEIQISQSGLSTFAQEAFSGIRVLKSFTKEKDSVKQFTDKSDEYKIKSLKLTKVQALFFPLILGLIGVSTILTVYAGSTQVINGTLTFGNIAEFIIYVNLLTWPVASLGWISSLIQRAAASQKRINEFLKTENNIISTENLKTEIRGEVEFKDVTFVYPDSGITALKKVSFKIEPGQSLAIIGTTGSGKSTIANLISRLYDASEGDVLIDNTDIKKYHLVSLRSQLGYVPQDVFLFSDTIYNNIAFGTIEMNEDRVIEAAKEADVYQNIMDFPEGFNTRVGERGITLSGGQKQRVSIARAISRNPKILMLDDSLSAVDTKTENTILNSMKRIMKGRTSIIISHRVSSAKLADKIIVLDDGEVVEKGTHDELIEFKGMYKELYDKQTPSEEKVS; encoded by the coding sequence ATGAAAGAATTAAGTTATTTAAATAAGTATTTCCTCAAATACAAGTATCACCTCATTTCAGGGATACTGTTTATTACGTTATCAGTAATATTTCAAATAGCGCCTGCATTAATAGTAAGGTACGCTATTAATCTGGTCACAGAAAATATAAACATCTACAGATCTTTAGATGGCCTGGACCTGCAGGATAGTTATTATTCTGTATTTGCGGGTAGCATTATTATATATGCCGTTTTAATTCTGGCACTCGCACTTTTAAGGGGTGTATTTCTATTTTTCGTGAGACAGACCATAATAGCCATGTCTCGTTTAATAGAATATGATTTGAAAAATGAGATCTATTCTCACTATCAGTCTTTACCCTTAAGCTTTTACAGAAGAAATAATACCGGAGATTTAATGAACAGAATCTCTGAAGATGTAAGTAAAGTAAGAATGTACATAGGCCCCTCTATTATGTATGGCCTTAACTTGTTCGTACTTTTTGCTATACTTATTCCATACATGTTTACGATCAACGTTACCCTAACCTTGTTTGCGTTGATACCGCTGCCGATTCTTTCTATCAGCATTTATTACGTAAATAACATTATCAATAAAAGATCAGAAGAAATACAGATCAGCCAGTCGGGTTTATCTACTTTTGCTCAAGAGGCCTTTTCAGGAATCCGCGTATTAAAATCATTTACTAAAGAAAAAGACTCTGTAAAGCAGTTTACTGATAAGAGTGATGAATACAAAATAAAATCACTTAAGCTGACTAAGGTACAAGCTTTGTTCTTCCCACTAATTTTAGGATTAATAGGAGTGAGCACTATACTTACCGTATATGCAGGAAGTACACAAGTTATTAACGGTACACTTACTTTTGGTAATATAGCAGAGTTCATTATCTATGTAAACCTACTCACGTGGCCAGTGGCCTCTCTTGGTTGGATCAGTAGTCTTATTCAAAGAGCAGCGGCATCACAAAAAAGAATTAATGAGTTCCTGAAAACAGAAAATAACATCATAAGTACTGAAAACCTTAAAACTGAAATTAGGGGAGAAGTAGAATTCAAAGATGTTACGTTCGTCTATCCTGATTCAGGAATTACAGCTCTAAAGAAAGTATCATTTAAAATTGAACCTGGACAGTCTTTAGCCATAATAGGTACTACAGGATCAGGTAAAAGCACGATTGCCAACCTTATTTCAAGGTTATATGATGCTAGCGAAGGTGACGTGCTGATTGATAACACAGACATTAAAAAATATCATCTGGTAAGTCTTAGAAGCCAGCTGGGTTATGTGCCTCAGGACGTTTTCTTATTTAGCGATACTATTTATAATAATATTGCCTTTGGTACTATTGAGATGAACGAAGACCGAGTAATAGAAGCGGCCAAAGAAGCAGATGTATATCAAAATATTATGGATTTTCCTGAAGGTTTTAATACCAGAGTAGGGGAAAGAGGTATCACCCTGAGTGGTGGGCAAAAGCAAAGGGTTTCTATTGCAAGAGCTATATCTCGTAACCCTAAAATCCTTATGCTAGATGATTCTCTCTCTGCTGTAGATACCAAAACAGAGAATACCATTCTCAACAGTATGAAGAGAATAATGAAAGGTCGTACTTCCATTATTATTTCTCACAGAGTTTCTTCTGCCAAATTAGCCGACAAAATCATTGTGTTAGATGATGGCGAAGTGGTAGAAAAAGGAACTCACGACGAGCTTATTGAATTCAAAGGAATGTATAAAGAGCTTTACGACAAGCAAACTCCAAGTGAAGAAAAGGTTTCTTAA